From Cydia fagiglandana chromosome 6, ilCydFagi1.1, whole genome shotgun sequence, the proteins below share one genomic window:
- the LOC134665481 gene encoding uncharacterized protein LOC134665481, whose protein sequence is LLLYKAQVQPHMEYCSYLWSGAPQYQLLPLDSIQRRAVRIVGDPELTDGLEPLSLRRDVGSLCMFYRLYNGECSEELFDLVPSSRFYHRTSSQRSKVHPHFLDTWHTKNKRACRSFLPRTCRMWNDLPPDVFPLRYDMGYFKKRVFRVLKSRQRLSDSCDVAYVHGRR, encoded by the coding sequence CTTTTGTTATATAAAGCGCAAGTTCAACCTCATATGGAGTACTGTTCTTATCTCTGGTCTGGCGCCCCACAATACCAGCTCCTTCCTCTTGACTCCATCCAACGGCGTGCAGTTCGTATTGTCGGCGATCCCGAACTCACTGACGGCTTAGAACCTCTTAGCCTTCGGAGAGACGTTGGCTCTCTTTGCATGTTCTACCGTTTGTATAATGGGGAGTGCTCGGAAGAACTTTTTGATTTGGTGCCATCGTCTCGTTTCTATCACCGCACCTCCAGCCAAAGAAGCAAAGTTCATCCTCACTTCTTAGATACATGGCACACCAAGAATAAGCGGGCATGTCGCTCGTTTCTCCCCAGAACGTGCAGAATGTGGAATGACTTGCCTCCTGACgtatttcctttgcgctacgacatgggatacttcaagaagcgggtatttagggttctcaagagTCGCCAGCGCTTAAGTGACTcctgtgatgttgcttatgtccatgggcgacgatga
- the LOC134665441 gene encoding ADP-ribosylation factor-like protein 6-interacting protein 1, which produces MADIISQDQEQQVKKLKRLLEGWRMALLPIRSIILWEQQWYPAAIVGVLSFLYFFIWLMDSNFLTTFAIVGIFLNFVDFIVPIICTSLYGPSAWTGQKEKLFEDICKAIVRDFNKILNHVQLFFSFRETSPILYYIISMCLLCALGWISSAINNVLLLYILSIGLLLWPGIQHRGIFNMVLSMVNMGPKPKHLKPE; this is translated from the exons ATGGCAGATATCATCTCCCAGGATCAG gaaCAGCAAGTTAAGAAACTCAAAAGATTGCTAGAAGGGTGGCGTATGGCCCTCCTGCCAATCAGATCAATAATCTTGTGGGAACAGCAATGGTACCCCGCTGCTATAGTTGGAGTACTCAGTTTCCTATACTTTTTCATCTGGCttatggattcaaactttctgACCACATTCGCAATTGTGGGAATTTTCCTCAACTTTGTGGATTTCATTGTTCCCATCATATGCACATCTCTCTACGGCCCCAGTGCGTGGACTGGACAGAAGGAGAAGTTGTTTGAAGACATCTGCAAGGCTATTGTAAGGGACTTCAACAAGATTCTGAACCATGTTCAATTGTTCTTTTCATTCCGGGAGACCAGTCCCATTCTG TACTACATAATATCCATGTGCTTGCTGTGCGCACTGGGCTGGATCTCCTCTGCCATCAACAATGTGCTGCTGCTGTACATCCTGTCCATCGGGCTGCTGCTGTGGCCCGGCATCCAGCACCGAGGCATCTTCAACATGGTGCTCTCCATGGTCAACATGGGACCCAAACCCAAGCATCTTAAGCCAGAGTAG
- the LOC134665445 gene encoding fatty acid-binding protein homolog 7-like — translation MPSIAGKYQHYKNEDIDEYFTAVGVPYMGRKMMSMSSPVMEITLEGETMTIKNSSLLRTTEYKFKLGEEYVENMPNTSIKSVTILVNDHEVQTNSVIPENGAKCGRHYLFTDDECIITLTHDNAKPGKRYFKRIN, via the exons ATGCCGTCGATCGCCGGAAAATATCAACATTACAAAAATGAAGATATTGATGAATATTTCACAGCAGTCG GTGTACCATATATGGGACGAAAAATGATGTCTATGTCATCTCCTGTTATGGAAATTACCTTAGAAGGAGAAACTATGACAATTAAAAATTCTTCGTTATTGAGAACAActgaatataaatttaaattaggtgAAGAATATGTTGAGAACATGCCGAATACATCAATTAAG agcGTAACCATTCTTGTAAACGATCATGAAGTTCAGACGAATTCAGTGATCCCTGAAAACGGTGCGAAATGTGGACGCCACTACCTCTTCACTGATGATGAATGCATTATT acACTGACACATGACAACGCTAAGCCTGGGAAGAGGTACTTCAAAAGAATTAACTAA